A stretch of Salvelinus alpinus chromosome 4, SLU_Salpinus.1, whole genome shotgun sequence DNA encodes these proteins:
- the LOC139572815 gene encoding putative nuclease HARBI1: MSSSPSLATEDSVTSKRSSIGLQMVCNADCVISNVVAKWPGSVHDSRIFRASESYQCLSQGEFSGVLLGDRGYGCQPFLLTPFTDPQEAQQAYNHAHARTRARVEMTFGLLKARFHCLHKLRVSPVRACDITVACAVLHNVACLRKERAPRVPPAMDWDNPAIFPDDDSGRLLRDQYVLNYFS; this comes from the exons atgtcttcatctccttccctggccacagaagactctgtgacatcaaagaggagttctataggactgcag atggtctgcaatgctgactgtgtgatcagcaatgttgtggcaaaatggcctggctcagtccatgactccagaatctttcgggcctctgaaagctatcagtgcctatcacaag gtgaattctctggtgtgttgctgggagacagggggtatggctgccagccttttctcctgacacctttcacagacccccaggaagcacagcaggcctacaaccatgcccatgccaggaccagggccagagttgaaatgacctttggcctcctgaaggcacgctttcactgccttcacaaattaagggtcagccctgttagggcatgtgatattactgtggcttgtgctgtcctccacaatgtggcctgcctgaggaaggagagggcccccagagtgccaccagccatggactgggacaatccggcaatcttccctgatgacgacagtggtcggctgctgagggaccaatatgtgttgaattattttagttag